One genomic segment of Pedobacter endophyticus includes these proteins:
- a CDS encoding glycerophosphodiester phosphodiesterase family protein — MYKKLLLVPVLVVCLLNVSAQKRKFDVQGKAGARGIMPENTVEGMLKALDLGVTTLEMDAVITKDKKVVLSQEPYFNNEISLTPKGKPISLKDQKKYNIYKMDYAEVKKFDVGSKVHARFPSQVKFKAYKPLLSETIDAAEAYAKSHKLARPIYSIETKTIKNGDNEFHPEPAEFVELIMEVVNDKNIAKRVIIESFDMRTLQYLHEKYPKIQTSLLIDEKEPFETYIEKLGFKPTIYSPYSVLVGKGLVDRCHDMGVKIIPWTVNSVKEVKYFMSVGVDGIITDYPNIMGQIK; from the coding sequence ATGTATAAAAAATTACTTCTAGTTCCCGTTCTTGTTGTTTGTCTTCTTAATGTTTCGGCCCAAAAGCGAAAGTTCGATGTGCAGGGAAAGGCAGGCGCCCGGGGCATTATGCCCGAAAATACCGTTGAAGGCATGCTGAAAGCTTTAGATTTGGGCGTAACCACGCTCGAAATGGATGCCGTAATTACTAAAGATAAAAAAGTAGTACTCTCGCAAGAACCTTACTTTAACAACGAAATTTCGTTAACACCTAAAGGAAAGCCAATTAGTTTAAAAGACCAGAAAAAGTATAACATCTACAAAATGGATTATGCTGAGGTGAAGAAGTTTGATGTGGGAAGCAAAGTCCACGCCCGTTTTCCAAGTCAGGTAAAATTTAAGGCTTATAAGCCCCTACTTTCTGAAACCATCGATGCCGCGGAAGCTTATGCAAAATCACACAAACTGGCCAGGCCGATTTATAGCATCGAAACAAAAACGATAAAAAATGGAGACAATGAGTTTCATCCGGAGCCGGCAGAATTTGTTGAGTTGATTATGGAGGTGGTTAACGATAAAAATATAGCCAAACGCGTAATTATCGAATCGTTTGATATGAGAACGCTCCAATATTTGCACGAAAAGTATCCGAAAATTCAAACTTCGTTGCTGATTGATGAAAAAGAACCCTTTGAAACTTATATCGAAAAGCTTGGGTTTAAACCCACAATTTACAGCCCTTATTCGGTTTTAGTTGGAAAAGGTTTGGTAGATCGCTGCCACGACATGGGGGTTAAAATTATCCCGTGGACGGTAAATTCGGTTAAGGAAGTAAAGTACTTTATGAGTGTGGGTGTGGATGGCATTATTACCGATTACCCCAATATAATGGGACAAATCAAGTAA